The proteins below come from a single Chitinophaga pinensis DSM 2588 genomic window:
- a CDS encoding FkbM family methyltransferase, which translates to MDKENAYVGVPSKRLKTIMQELGHDHIVILNIDIEGAEYAVIKIF; encoded by the coding sequence ATTGATAAGGAGAACGCATACGTGGGAGTGCCTTCAAAGCGTTTAAAGACGATCATGCAGGAATTAGGGCATGATCATATTGTTATACTAAACATAGATATTGAAGGAGCAGAATATGCTGTAATAAAGATATTTTAG
- a CDS encoding acyltransferase family protein, with product MQPSSIFNRITSNGKFVPEVDGLRFIAVFAVVIAHIDGFFVDKVEELLHQKDKWLSLFDYMLQGGGIGVSLFFVISGYILGLPFANQYLGDGKKVVLRSYFVRRLTRLEPPYMLCMIMLFAVLVYVLHKYTFSELLPSLLASLTYTHNLFWDRYTLPLVNGVAWSLEVEVQFYIMAPLLARLFLLPAAKRRTIILLICVLMISVRSVYQLPYRTIVDSIQYFLTGFLLADLKVTNTVLPLNKSWVWAIGIPALMLVFILKMMLPNNDPDLVLNMGLFIVIAIFNYLCLFHGFINGFLTNRIIFTIGGMCYSIYLLHTAIISAFGSKFINGFFFDSIYLNLALFNVLQLCLIMAISAVYFLLIERPCMDKHWPQKLFAFFRGRSTVSWKTIPYLLRPRK from the coding sequence ATGCAACCCTCATCAATTTTTAACCGGATCACGTCTAACGGAAAATTTGTTCCGGAAGTAGACGGTTTACGTTTTATTGCAGTATTTGCCGTTGTGATAGCTCATATTGACGGCTTTTTTGTTGATAAGGTAGAAGAGCTTTTACATCAGAAGGATAAGTGGCTATCCCTTTTTGATTACATGCTGCAGGGAGGTGGCATAGGTGTTTCGTTGTTTTTTGTTATCAGCGGCTATATACTTGGGCTGCCATTTGCCAATCAATATCTTGGCGATGGAAAGAAGGTGGTTTTGCGTTCGTATTTTGTCAGGAGACTGACGCGTCTGGAGCCACCGTACATGTTATGTATGATTATGCTTTTCGCTGTATTGGTGTATGTTTTACATAAGTATACTTTCAGCGAGTTATTACCGAGTCTTCTGGCATCGTTGACTTATACGCATAATCTTTTCTGGGACAGGTACACTCTACCACTTGTTAATGGAGTGGCCTGGAGTTTGGAAGTGGAAGTACAGTTTTATATTATGGCGCCGTTGCTCGCTAGATTGTTTTTACTGCCGGCTGCAAAACGGAGAACTATTATTTTGCTGATATGTGTATTAATGATTTCAGTAAGAAGTGTTTATCAGTTGCCGTACCGTACGATTGTAGATTCTATCCAGTATTTCCTGACAGGTTTTCTACTCGCAGATCTGAAAGTAACTAATACGGTTCTGCCGCTTAATAAGTCATGGGTATGGGCAATAGGAATACCGGCTTTAATGCTGGTCTTTATATTGAAGATGATGCTGCCTAATAATGATCCTGATCTGGTATTAAATATGGGGCTGTTTATAGTCATTGCTATTTTTAACTATCTGTGTTTGTTTCATGGCTTTATCAATGGCTTTCTGACCAACAGGATTATTTTCACAATCGGAGGTATGTGCTATTCCATTTATCTGTTACATACGGCTATTATTTCTGCGTTTGGCAGCAAGTTCATTAATGGCTTCTTTTTTGACTCAATATATCTGAATCTGGCGTTATTCAATGTATTACAGCTTTGCCTGATTATGGCGATATCAGCTGTTTACTTTCTGCTAATAGAGCGACCTTGCATGGACAAACACTGGCCACAAAAGCTGTTCGCATTTTTCAGAGGCCGCTCTACAGTTTCATGGAAGACCATTCCTTATTTGCTCAGACCGAGGAAATGA
- a CDS encoding acetyltransferase: MDNCLIYGTGGHALTVESLAVKNNYEVAAFFDDNANIDHTYRQKAVVPYDVGWLPDCPLVVAVGNNAVRKKIVSFVAHKYCTFIDNAAFITHDVRIGEGTVVMPGAIVQAGVNIGRHVILNIGCAVDHEASIGDFAHIGPRCYIGGGAVIGEGVTIGAGAVVMRNVKIEDWTNIPPLSVIT, translated from the coding sequence ATGGATAACTGTCTTATTTATGGCACGGGAGGACATGCATTGACAGTAGAATCGCTGGCGGTGAAAAATAATTATGAGGTTGCTGCTTTCTTTGATGATAATGCGAATATCGATCACACATACAGACAAAAGGCGGTCGTGCCGTATGATGTTGGATGGTTGCCTGATTGTCCGCTGGTCGTTGCAGTCGGTAATAACGCAGTAAGAAAAAAAATTGTTTCATTTGTAGCACATAAATATTGTACATTTATTGACAACGCCGCTTTTATCACCCATGATGTGCGTATCGGAGAAGGTACAGTAGTAATGCCTGGCGCGATTGTACAGGCAGGCGTAAATATCGGACGGCATGTTATCCTCAACATCGGTTGTGCCGTAGATCATGAAGCTTCAATCGGCGATTTTGCACATATTGGCCCCAGATGTTATATCGGTGGTGGAGCGGTTATCGGTGAAGGTGTTACGATTGGCGCCGGCGCTGTAGTTATGAGAAACGTTAAAATTGAAGACTGGACGAATATTCCTCCCCTCAGTGTTATTACCTGA
- a CDS encoding MraY family glycosyltransferase, whose translation MMYLATAVLFFVLLPVYFRIADRYNIIDKPNERSSHKNVTIRGGGIVFIMAALVVLCTHFTAFWLPVTGILVIGLISFLDDIYTLPNKVRLLFHMVAVTLLFLYLQVMSLSVLVIIPLYILVIGIINAYNFMDGINGITGLYSLVILGGLQYVNVYQVSFIEADMIWIPMIACVVFLFFNFRVKAVCFAGDVGSVTIAFWIVALLLDLILTTGNWMYILFLAVYGVDSILTIVHRLILQQNIFRAHRLHFYQILANEQKVPHLVISTVYAALQALIIVLVLHMPLNIDRMWLEGILILLPLVTTYIILKGRLMQPRLNGK comes from the coding sequence ATGATGTATTTAGCGACTGCTGTATTATTTTTTGTGTTATTACCTGTTTATTTCAGAATAGCGGACAGGTATAATATCATTGACAAACCCAACGAGCGGAGTTCGCATAAGAACGTCACAATCCGGGGCGGAGGGATTGTGTTTATCATGGCGGCACTGGTAGTGCTATGTACGCATTTTACCGCCTTCTGGCTGCCGGTAACAGGCATTCTGGTTATCGGACTGATAAGTTTCCTGGATGACATTTATACGCTGCCCAATAAGGTGCGGCTGTTGTTTCATATGGTGGCGGTTACGCTGTTGTTTTTGTACCTGCAGGTGATGTCATTGTCTGTATTGGTGATCATTCCATTGTATATACTGGTGATCGGTATTATTAATGCGTACAATTTTATGGATGGCATCAATGGTATTACGGGACTGTATAGTCTGGTGATATTAGGAGGTCTGCAATATGTAAATGTATACCAGGTATCGTTTATTGAAGCGGATATGATATGGATCCCGATGATTGCCTGTGTGGTCTTTTTGTTTTTTAATTTCCGCGTAAAGGCAGTTTGTTTTGCAGGCGATGTGGGCAGTGTGACGATTGCCTTCTGGATTGTGGCATTGTTGCTGGACCTGATCCTAACTACAGGCAACTGGATGTATATATTGTTTCTTGCTGTGTATGGAGTAGATTCTATTCTTACAATCGTGCACAGATTAATTTTGCAACAAAACATTTTCAGGGCACACCGGCTGCATTTCTATCAGATACTGGCGAACGAACAAAAAGTCCCTCACCTGGTCATATCAACTGTTTATGCTGCGTTACAGGCATTGATTATTGTACTGGTGTTGCACATGCCTTTAAATATAGATCGGATGTGGCTGGAAGGCATACTGATACTGTTGCCCTTGGTGACGACCTATATTATTTTAAAAGGACGGCTGATGCAACCACGTTTAAACGGAAAATAA
- a CDS encoding NAD-dependent epimerase/dehydratase family protein encodes MKASLLLTGASGFLGTEILHTLRSEYEVTTIGRNGPEYGQTSHMKMDLSREKTRELPACEVVVHCAGKAHVVPASPEEADEFYKVNLYGTVHLCESLEASDAIPVYFVFISTVAVYGVDEGVLINEQHPLNGDTPYARSKIQAEHYLTEWCGQRDVQLLILRLPLIAGPEPPGNLGAMIRGIASGRYLSIGDAAARKSVVWAGDVAAVIPVAMKEGGVYNLTDGYHPSFRELETCIATALKKKVPSAIPMGMAKMIAGVGNLLGKRAPVNSDKLRKITSTLTFDDGKARRAFNWQPSRVIDKLSSVL; translated from the coding sequence ATGAAAGCATCTTTGCTATTAACCGGCGCTTCCGGTTTTCTGGGCACGGAGATCCTGCATACACTACGATCTGAATACGAAGTAACAACTATAGGCCGTAATGGTCCTGAATACGGACAGACGAGTCATATGAAGATGGATCTTTCCAGGGAGAAAACAAGAGAACTGCCGGCGTGTGAGGTGGTGGTGCATTGTGCCGGGAAGGCGCATGTAGTACCCGCTTCACCAGAGGAGGCAGACGAGTTTTATAAAGTGAATTTATATGGTACGGTGCATCTGTGCGAGTCACTGGAGGCATCGGATGCCATTCCTGTTTATTTTGTGTTTATCAGTACTGTTGCGGTGTATGGCGTCGATGAAGGAGTGCTGATCAATGAACAGCATCCCTTGAATGGCGATACGCCTTATGCAAGAAGTAAGATCCAGGCAGAGCATTACCTGACGGAATGGTGTGGCCAGCGGGATGTACAGCTATTGATATTAAGGTTGCCGCTGATTGCTGGTCCGGAGCCACCAGGCAACCTGGGCGCTATGATACGCGGCATTGCTTCCGGCAGGTACCTGAGCATTGGAGATGCAGCGGCACGCAAGAGCGTTGTATGGGCCGGAGATGTAGCAGCTGTGATACCAGTAGCGATGAAGGAGGGAGGGGTGTATAATCTGACAGATGGGTATCATCCAAGTTTCAGGGAACTGGAAACCTGTATCGCGACAGCGCTAAAGAAAAAAGTTCCTTCTGCCATACCGATGGGAATGGCAAAAATGATTGCGGGTGTGGGGAATCTGTTGGGAAAGCGAGCGCCGGTAAACAGTGATAAACTACGTAAAATTACTTCCACATTGACCTTTGACGACGGGAAAGCAAGACGTGCATTCAACTGGCAGCCTTCCCGGGTTATTGATAAGTTATCGTCTGTATTATGA
- a CDS encoding glycosyltransferase family 4 protein — protein sequence MTREKTFWVVTELFFPEETSTAYIMTKISEQVAGKRKVHVLCGPAAYQQSKIMADAQRLENIEITRVKAGNLNKDKLLQRALRLVLISLRLAFALFRKAKRGDDVLLVTNPAPLLLLAARICRWKGLRCYTIVHDVFPENLVVAKLVKPGSLPYRFLKSIFNAAYSRMTVLLVLGRDMKALFEEKMAKYSYRPLIHIIENWADIEIISPQDKMGNGLVQDLHIGEKIIFQFAGNLGRVQGLQELFAIIREVRNPLLHFMFIGEGASKKELQAYVEAHQLTNVSILDSFPRSKQQQFLNASDIGIVSLQDGMVGLGVPSKSYNILAAGKPILYIGDRSGEIGQMVEEHGVGWCFQLTDKEGLLHFFNSFSKASVAELETKGARARSLAVNVYSKERILDKYAQILTVT from the coding sequence ATGACCAGGGAGAAAACATTTTGGGTGGTAACGGAATTGTTTTTCCCGGAGGAGACCTCGACTGCTTATATCATGACCAAGATCAGTGAGCAGGTAGCGGGGAAACGAAAGGTACATGTGCTTTGCGGACCGGCTGCTTATCAGCAGTCTAAGATAATGGCAGATGCCCAGCGATTAGAGAATATCGAGATTACCCGGGTAAAGGCGGGCAATCTCAATAAGGATAAACTTTTACAAAGGGCCTTGCGGCTGGTGCTGATCAGTCTGCGCCTGGCTTTTGCCTTATTTCGCAAGGCGAAGAGGGGAGATGATGTATTGCTGGTAACGAATCCGGCGCCGCTTTTACTGCTGGCGGCACGTATCTGTCGCTGGAAGGGGCTGCGTTGTTATACCATCGTACATGATGTTTTTCCGGAGAACCTGGTGGTAGCGAAGCTGGTAAAACCAGGGAGTCTGCCTTACCGGTTCCTGAAAAGCATATTTAACGCCGCATACAGTCGTATGACGGTGTTATTGGTGTTGGGAAGGGATATGAAGGCACTTTTTGAAGAAAAGATGGCTAAATATTCGTATCGGCCATTGATTCATATCATTGAGAACTGGGCGGATATCGAGATTATCAGTCCGCAGGATAAAATGGGCAACGGGCTTGTACAAGACCTGCACATCGGCGAAAAGATCATCTTTCAGTTCGCCGGCAATCTGGGGCGTGTACAGGGCTTACAGGAGCTATTTGCCATTATCAGAGAGGTGCGGAACCCTTTGCTGCATTTTATGTTTATCGGGGAGGGCGCTTCGAAAAAAGAGTTACAGGCTTATGTAGAAGCGCATCAGCTGACAAATGTGAGCATACTGGATTCTTTTCCGAGAAGTAAGCAACAGCAGTTTCTGAACGCTTCGGATATTGGCATTGTGTCCTTGCAGGATGGTATGGTAGGATTGGGAGTGCCATCCAAATCATACAATATTCTGGCGGCGGGTAAACCGATTCTTTATATTGGCGACCGTAGCGGGGAAATAGGGCAGATGGTAGAAGAACATGGGGTAGGCTGGTGTTTTCAGTTGACCGACAAAGAGGGGCTGCTGCACTTCTTTAACAGCTTTTCCAAAGCGTCAGTTGCCGAGCTGGAAACGAAGGGCGCACGTGCCCGTAGCCTGGCGGTAAATGTATATTCCAAAGAGCGTATCCTGGACAAGTATGCGCAAATACTCACAGTAACATGA
- the wecB gene encoding non-hydrolyzing UDP-N-acetylglucosamine 2-epimerase — MSNTMKKLKVLTVVGTRPEIIRLARVLAKLDESEAIEHVLVHTGQNYDYELNQIFFEDLGLRKPDHFLEAAGKTATETIGQILIKIDPVLEAEQPDAFLVLGDTNSCLCAIPAKKRRIPIFHMEAGNRCFDQRVPEETNRKIVDHISDINLTYSDIAREYLLREGLPPDRVIKTGSPMYEVLHHYLPKVKQSGILTTLELQEQQYFVVSAHREENINSDRNFDHLVTTLNGIAKQFGQPVIVSAHPRTRKMIDAKGVTFDPLVRLMKPMGLSDYIALQLHAKAVLSDSGTISEESSILNFPALNIREAHERPEAMEEASVMMVGLNPERIMQGLVELASQRRGTERTLREVGDYSMPNVSDKVVRIILSYTDYVNRVVWSKNQ, encoded by the coding sequence ATGAGTAACACAATGAAGAAACTGAAAGTACTGACTGTTGTAGGAACCCGCCCGGAAATTATACGTTTGGCCAGAGTGCTGGCGAAACTGGATGAATCTGAAGCTATCGAACATGTGCTGGTGCATACGGGACAAAATTATGATTATGAGCTGAATCAGATCTTCTTTGAAGACCTGGGACTGCGTAAACCTGATCACTTCCTGGAAGCGGCAGGAAAGACTGCCACGGAAACAATCGGGCAGATCCTCATTAAGATCGATCCGGTACTGGAAGCAGAACAGCCGGATGCTTTTCTTGTACTGGGAGATACGAACAGCTGTCTTTGTGCTATCCCGGCCAAGAAAAGAAGGATCCCGATTTTTCATATGGAAGCGGGAAACCGCTGTTTTGATCAACGCGTACCGGAAGAGACAAACCGGAAGATCGTAGATCATATCAGCGATATCAACCTGACTTATTCCGATATCGCAAGAGAGTATCTGCTCCGGGAAGGATTGCCGCCGGACAGGGTGATAAAAACAGGTAGTCCGATGTACGAAGTGCTGCATCATTATCTGCCTAAAGTAAAACAATCAGGGATACTGACCACCCTGGAGTTGCAGGAACAACAATACTTTGTGGTGTCTGCACACAGGGAAGAGAATATTAATTCAGACAGGAATTTCGATCACCTGGTGACGACGTTAAATGGTATTGCAAAGCAGTTTGGTCAACCGGTGATCGTCTCTGCCCATCCGCGCACCAGGAAGATGATTGATGCAAAGGGCGTGACTTTTGATCCTTTGGTAAGATTGATGAAACCCATGGGACTGAGTGATTATATCGCTTTGCAGTTACATGCAAAAGCGGTGTTGTCAGACAGTGGCACGATATCCGAAGAGTCGTCTATCCTGAATTTTCCCGCGTTGAACATCCGGGAAGCGCATGAACGTCCGGAAGCAATGGAAGAGGCTTCTGTGATGATGGTGGGACTGAATCCGGAGCGGATTATGCAGGGACTGGTAGAGCTGGCGTCACAGCGAAGAGGGACGGAACGCACCTTGCGGGAAGTGGGGGATTACAGCATGCCGAATGTATCAGATAAAGTGGTGAGAATTATTCTGTCTTATACTGATTATGTAAACAGGGTTGTATGGAGCAAAAATCAGTGA
- a CDS encoding NAD-dependent epimerase/dehydratase family protein: protein MKRIGITGQYGFIGSYLFNRISLRKEEFALVPFKREYFDNAGELSGWVSQCDVIVHLAAMNRHPDPQVVHDTNVELTAKLLEALKSTQAAPHVIFSSSTQEERENPYGQSKRQGRELLREWAAEIHAPFTGMVIPNVFGPFGKPFYNSVVATFCHQLCTGEQPHIDNDGQLKLIYVDELADHIIAAIREAKNDPLWLVPHTTECYVSEILEKLESYRDLYLEEGIFPALPDKFSIQLFNTFRSFIDHASYFPYKLKQHADNRGVFVEMVKLQQGGQVSFSTTVPEITRGNHFHTRKIERFLVIKGKALIELRQYNTDKVLSFELDGDTPSYVDMPVWYTHNIKNIGAEELYTVFWINEFFDPQDPDTYFEVV from the coding sequence ATGAAAAGAATCGGTATTACAGGACAGTATGGATTTATCGGAAGCTATCTGTTCAACAGGATCAGTCTGCGGAAAGAAGAATTTGCACTGGTCCCTTTTAAACGGGAATATTTCGACAATGCCGGTGAACTGTCCGGTTGGGTGTCCCAATGCGACGTAATCGTTCACCTGGCAGCCATGAACCGTCATCCTGATCCGCAGGTGGTACATGATACCAATGTGGAACTGACCGCAAAACTGCTTGAAGCACTGAAATCGACACAGGCGGCTCCTCACGTGATCTTTTCTTCTTCCACACAGGAGGAACGGGAGAATCCCTACGGGCAATCAAAAAGGCAGGGCAGGGAGTTGCTGCGCGAATGGGCGGCGGAGATCCATGCACCGTTTACAGGGATGGTCATTCCTAACGTATTCGGGCCCTTTGGGAAGCCTTTTTACAATTCGGTGGTTGCTACCTTCTGTCACCAGTTATGTACCGGAGAACAGCCGCATATTGATAACGACGGACAGCTGAAACTGATCTATGTCGATGAACTGGCTGATCATATTATTGCTGCCATCAGAGAGGCTAAAAATGACCCTTTATGGCTGGTGCCGCATACTACGGAATGTTATGTCAGCGAGATACTGGAAAAGCTGGAATCTTACCGTGATCTTTACCTGGAAGAGGGGATCTTCCCCGCATTACCGGATAAGTTCAGCATACAGCTGTTCAATACCTTCCGCAGCTTTATTGATCATGCGTCCTATTTTCCTTATAAACTAAAGCAACATGCCGATAACAGGGGCGTATTCGTAGAAATGGTCAAACTCCAGCAGGGCGGACAGGTATCGTTTTCAACGACGGTACCGGAGATTACCCGGGGCAACCATTTTCATACCCGGAAGATTGAACGTTTCCTGGTCATCAAAGGCAAGGCGCTGATAGAGCTGCGGCAATACAATACGGATAAGGTACTAAGCTTTGAGCTCGATGGCGATACGCCTTCTTATGTGGACATGCCGGTATGGTATACCCATAACATCAAAAACATAGGCGCAGAAGAGCTATATACCGTATTCTGGATCAATGAGTTTTTTGATCCGCAGGACCCCGATACCTATTTCGAAGTCGTTTAA
- a CDS encoding WxcM-like domain-containing protein: MSEKVNYIKGNQFSDHRGSLQFVNDFTFPDVQRFYQITHPDAAVIRAWQGHKIEEKFFYVVKGRFVIAWVEVDDWEQPSSDLPAEHVILEEGTPAVLHIPAGYANGIKALEPGSVLMVYSNLNLEASAADRWSFDQHLWFDWQQATAHITTA; encoded by the coding sequence ATGTCGGAGAAGGTGAATTATATAAAGGGTAATCAGTTCAGCGACCATCGGGGTTCGCTGCAATTTGTAAATGACTTCACCTTTCCGGATGTACAACGTTTTTACCAGATCACCCATCCGGATGCAGCGGTTATCCGTGCCTGGCAGGGGCACAAGATAGAAGAGAAGTTCTTTTATGTGGTGAAAGGACGCTTTGTGATCGCCTGGGTAGAAGTGGACGACTGGGAGCAGCCTTCATCCGATCTGCCGGCGGAACATGTTATACTTGAAGAAGGAACGCCGGCAGTGTTACACATCCCTGCCGGTTATGCCAATGGTATTAAAGCATTGGAACCGGGATCCGTACTGATGGTCTATTCAAATCTTAACCTGGAAGCATCTGCCGCTGACCGCTGGTCATTTGATCAGCACTTATGGTTTGACTGGCAGCAGGCAACTGCTCATATCACTACTGCATGA
- a CDS encoding polysaccharide biosynthesis protein, whose amino-acid sequence MFKDKCLLITGGTGSFGNAVLKRFLHTDIREIRIFSRDEKKQDDMRNLLRSDKVKFFMGDVRDFRSIDNAMDGVDYVFHAAALKQVPSCEFYPMEAVRTNVLGTENVVEAAIKHKIEKLICLGTDKAVYPINAMGISKAMMEKVAISKARLHNKPLITCTRYGNVMASRGSVIPLFISQIKAGLPLTITDPKMTRFMMSLDNAVELVLFAYKNANPGDIFVQKAPASTIGQLARVLIELFESRSEINVIGTRHGEKLYETLLTREEFGKAEDMGEFYRIAADDRDLNYAKYFSEGNERIAEAQDYHSHNTYRLSDEELRAMLLKLDYVQEQLSNSHVGEGELYKG is encoded by the coding sequence ATGTTTAAAGATAAATGCCTGCTTATTACCGGTGGTACAGGTTCCTTCGGAAACGCTGTACTCAAAAGGTTTTTACATACAGATATCAGGGAAATCAGAATCTTCAGCCGTGATGAGAAAAAGCAGGACGATATGCGTAACCTGCTACGTAGCGATAAGGTGAAATTCTTTATGGGAGATGTCCGCGACTTCCGTAGTATCGATAATGCCATGGATGGTGTAGATTATGTATTCCATGCCGCTGCTTTGAAACAGGTACCTTCCTGTGAGTTCTATCCCATGGAGGCCGTGCGTACAAATGTACTGGGTACGGAGAATGTGGTAGAGGCAGCCATCAAACATAAAATAGAAAAGCTGATCTGTCTGGGTACAGACAAGGCAGTTTATCCCATCAACGCCATGGGTATTTCCAAAGCGATGATGGAAAAGGTGGCGATTTCTAAAGCCAGATTACACAACAAACCATTGATCACCTGTACCCGATACGGTAACGTAATGGCCAGCAGAGGTTCGGTGATTCCGTTGTTTATTTCGCAGATCAAGGCAGGCTTGCCATTAACCATTACCGATCCGAAAATGACACGTTTTATGATGTCATTGGATAATGCGGTGGAACTGGTACTCTTTGCCTATAAGAACGCTAATCCGGGTGATATCTTCGTACAGAAGGCGCCAGCATCTACCATCGGTCAGCTGGCCCGTGTGCTGATAGAACTGTTTGAATCCAGGAGTGAGATCAATGTGATCGGTACCCGTCACGGAGAAAAACTCTATGAGACATTACTGACCCGTGAAGAGTTTGGCAAGGCGGAAGATATGGGTGAATTTTATCGTATCGCTGCGGATGACAGGGATCTTAATTATGCGAAATATTTCTCCGAAGGAAATGAGCGCATAGCAGAGGCGCAGGACTATCATTCACACAATACATACCGTCTCTCAGACGAAGAACTGCGCGCTATGCTGCTGAAACTCGATTATGTACAGGAACAATTAAGTAATAGCCATGTCGGAGAAGGTGAATTATATAAAGGGTAA
- a CDS encoding glycosyltransferase: MKLFINAANLRFGGGRTVGFNIINYYSSHPAVSSMIVTVPAGCGYERFAANKKVKLLIYDKIYNHAVLKIISNYLLLPLRVAFTETDFVLSLGNIAIPTRKTQFLLIHQAYVAYPESIVWKRIRKNDKPFYRYIMNTLRLIRTNLHFASMLGVQTESMRSRMSRLYKFPEERIVVIPNAVSYTSGIAPPRRRSESEKEIKLLFIAKYYPHKNYEILYETGRLIAERKLPIKITVTIDRSENEGSRRFLDTIEKMGLSHIIVNHGNVPLEELGSVYATQDGLFLPTLLESFSGSYIEAMHFRKLIFTSDMDFAHEVCLDSAYYFDPHNAEDIVNKIMDAFNDPNTMDYKLCRGQEILESSKTWDDIGKFIDDKFLNLAK; the protein is encoded by the coding sequence ATGAAATTATTCATTAATGCTGCAAACCTGAGATTCGGCGGTGGCAGGACCGTCGGGTTCAATATTATCAACTATTATTCATCACATCCTGCCGTATCATCGATGATCGTAACCGTACCGGCAGGCTGCGGTTATGAAAGATTCGCGGCCAACAAAAAAGTGAAACTGCTGATATATGATAAGATATACAATCACGCTGTATTGAAGATCATATCCAATTACCTGTTGCTGCCCTTGCGGGTCGCATTTACTGAGACCGACTTTGTTCTGAGTCTGGGCAATATCGCCATCCCCACAAGAAAGACGCAGTTTCTCCTGATACACCAGGCTTATGTGGCTTACCCGGAAAGTATTGTATGGAAAAGGATCAGGAAAAACGACAAACCTTTCTACCGGTATATCATGAATACGCTCCGGCTGATAAGGACTAATCTGCACTTCGCATCTATGCTGGGTGTACAGACGGAGTCCATGCGTTCACGTATGAGCCGTTTGTATAAATTTCCGGAAGAACGTATCGTCGTAATCCCGAATGCGGTCTCTTATACCAGTGGTATTGCACCGCCGCGAAGAAGAAGTGAGTCGGAAAAGGAAATTAAACTGCTTTTTATTGCCAAGTACTATCCGCATAAGAACTACGAGATATTATACGAAACAGGGAGACTGATCGCTGAAAGGAAATTGCCTATTAAGATCACGGTAACGATAGACCGCTCAGAAAATGAGGGTAGCAGGCGTTTCCTGGACACGATAGAAAAAATGGGATTGAGCCATATTATCGTCAATCATGGCAACGTTCCGCTGGAAGAGCTGGGGAGCGTGTACGCCACACAGGATGGACTGTTTCTGCCTACATTGCTGGAATCGTTCTCAGGATCTTACATTGAGGCTATGCACTTCCGCAAACTGATATTCACCAGTGATATGGACTTTGCTCATGAGGTGTGTCTTGACTCTGCTTACTACTTCGACCCCCATAATGCGGAAGATATTGTCAATAAGATTATGGACGCATTCAACGACCCCAATACAATGGATTATAAACTATGCCGCGGACAGGAGATACTGGAAAGTTCCAAGACCTGGGATGATATCGGAAAATTCATCGATGATAAATTTTTGAACTTAGCTAAATAA